TTGATGAGCGCTATCTTTTTCTGTGGCATGACCATTCAAAAATAGAAATTTGAGAACGCGGGCATAGGCTAGCGCTGCCGAAACAATAACCGCAATCAGTGTCGGACCAAGGAATACGGAATCCAGGCGTTCCGCCACCTGGTAAACCGCAAACCCCGCAAGCCACGCAAAAAAGTTCCAGAGCCAGGCGCCGAGACTTTCGCTACGCCCCTTCGCAAAGAAGAACGAAACCAGCAACACGGCAGCCATGGGCGCAAACACAGACGCAATCAGGTAAAGGAAACTGATGTAATGATCCATGATTCCCGAAATCGCAAGGACGGCACTCAGCACGCTCACGACAACACCTGCTACTTTCGGATTCAGCTTGCCATAAATTGCCTTTGCCGATTCACCGGCCGAGTTCGCCGCCAAGAAGTTGGTCGTCACCGTCGAAAGCACCACAATCACGATTCCCGGGATACCGAGGCCCGCCAAGAGAATCGCCTGCGCGATGTTGTTGCTCGCCCCAATTCCCGCAATCTCGATTCCGATAAAATACATCCAGAGGCTCGCCAGCGAATACGCCACCGCAGAAACCGCCGTTGCCCCGACCGGTTTTTCGGCATCCTTGGTATAGTCGGAAATCACCGGCAACCACGAAATGGGCATGGCAATCGAAATCTCGAAAACATTCCAAAAACCAAGTACTGCAGCAGCCTTGGCACCAGACGCCGGGGCGATACCGAACAACTTAACAGAAAGCACGGCAAGCAAAACCGCAAGGGCCGCCATCACGACCGTCGCCACATTCGCCGAACGCTTGAGGCCCACATAGACCCACGCCGCAATCAGCACCGCAAGAATCACGCAAGTCAGCGGGAAAGAAATCGGCAGATTGAGCCCCGAAAGCGCCGACGCACCCTGCGCATTCAACACGGCCACCCACGCAAGCAGCTGGAACACATTCAACGCCGCAAAAAACTTGGAACCGTACTTGCCGAAAGTCGAAGCCGTCGTCTCCATGGCGTTCAGACGCACACGCGCACCGATGAGACCGACAAAGAACAGCATCACGCCACCTAGAAGGTGACCAAGAACCAGGGGAAGCCACAGGGAATCCTTCGCCGCCGCGGAGCCGATCTCGATACCAGCCTCAATCTCGGAAACGGAAATCGCGACACCGAACCAAATAATTCCATTTGAAAAAACACTAGTACGCATAAACGGTGCCAAAAATAAAAAAGCGGCCCCACCGTCACAAGGGCTACGACTTATACTACTTTTGTATCTACAATTATAGCTTTAAACTATAACCCAAAGAAACAGCAAATCTAGGCGCCGAATTCCTGATCGTCTAGCGTCAATTCGTTCGCCACGGCATCCTGCTTCCGTTCGGCCGTCGCGTCAAGCGCCTCGGCATGCCCGCGCAACGCCGCAAATGGGTGGAAAATCTTTGCGCGGTCTTCCACTTTCATGCGCGGATGCTTCATCATGAAATTCCAGTCGTTCCGCGGATACGGCAAATCAATGATGTCTTTGTAATTATCAATCATAAAAAGCGACCCTGCAAGGGGAGCGACCTCACACCCCTAAGCCCTGTGTCCTCCGATTTGTCCGTTGCGTTCAATGGTGGTGGCGCCTTCTTGCAAATCCATTCCCTTCACAATCGCATTCTTGCCGAAGCGTTTCTTGATCAGGAGTTCCGCCTTCAGGCGCTTCTTTTCTTTTTCCTGCTTCTGCACATCGGTGAACAAGTCGTACTGTTCGTGACTTGCATCCACGATGTCGGCGGCCACCAGGTTCAGGCGGCGCACCGTCAGCTTCGGGTCCACGATGCGGTCGAAAAGTTTCATGACCGCATCGGCAATTACCGACTGAGAGCTGGTATAATAACCGATGCTTGCCGTGCCATGAGCAGGTTTCGGAATCGTGCGCCCGTAAAAATCCGTGACCGTGACGCCGTGGTAAATTCCCTTGTCCACATTTTCGCGGTCGTAACCCACCGTGAGTACCATCGCATTTGTCACCAGGTCGTGCGCAATCAAAGTCATCGAAACCGTATCGACCATTTCACGCACCACGAGACGCGCCTTGTCGAACGGATACGGATCCTGCAGCACCTGGCCTTCGCCCGTACTCCTGTTCCGCGGCTTTGACTTCTTGATGTCCGCAATCGTGCAAGGCTCGTAACCCCAAGCGTGGTCGATCAGAATCTCCGCATTCACGCCAAACAGATTGTACAGCGCTTCAGGATTTTTCACACTCACGCGGGCAATATCGCCCATCGTGTAAATGCCGCGCCCCGCATTCAGCCTGCAATTTTCCAGGCGCTCCGCAATGCCGCGCCCCACCTGCCAAAAACTCGTGAGCGGCCTGTGCGACCAAAGCTGCCTGCGGTAACTCATCTCGTCCAGTTCCGCGATGCGCACGCCGTCGGCATCCGCATGCTTCGCCATCACGTCCATCGCGATCTTGCAAAGGTACAAGTTCGTCCCGATTCCGCCCGTGGCCGTTATTCCCGTAGTCGCGAAAACATCCTGGATAATCGTCTTCACTAATTCGCGTGCCGTCTTTTTATAAAGCTTCAAGTAGCGCGTCAAATCCAAAAAGCATTCGTCAATGGAATACGCATGAATGTCTTCGGCACTCACGTACTTCAGGTAGACATTGTACACCTTCGTGGAATACTCCACATACTTCGCCATCTGCGGTTTCGCAATCGTGAACTCGACCTTTTCGCCCGTACGGCGCAGCACCTCGCGCACCTTCTGGTTCACCTCGAAAAGTCGCGCACGCCCCGGAATCCCGTAAGCCTTGAGCGCAGGCGTCACCGCAAGGCAAATCGTCTTCTCGGTGCGGCTCTCGTCGGCCACCACGAGCTTCGCCTTAAGCGGGTCAAGCCCCCGGAGGATACATTCCACCGAGGCAAAGAACGACTTTAAGTCTATGGCCGCATAAGTGCGTGAAGGCATAATGGGAAATATAACTAAACAAATCAAGACCGACGAAGAATTCCAGAAGAAGCTCGACGATCTTTTTATTGCCGAGATTGCAGTTCTTTAAGCCAAAGAAAGAAACCTAGCCTTATGAAAGCTAGGTTTCAAAAAAAATTTGAGTGATATTACTTATTCAAAGCAGCAAGTCGTTTTTTTACTTCAGCGACTTGCTCATGCGAAATGCCCACCTCGCGCATAATGTCGATAGCATCTGCGTGCCCCTTGTTCACGTAATGCTCCGCAAAGGTTTCGTATCCACGCTTCGCTACAATTTCCGGCCTGTCCATCTTGATATCCTTGTGCTTGTTGGGCCACCTCCACAAAAAGTAGGAGAGCGACTGCTTGATAAAGTCCCTGCCTTCGGGCGAGCGGTCCAGCTTGAGCAGGTGTGCCGCAGCCTCGCGGAAAGAAACAGTGAACTTTTCTTCATTAAAAATATACTTCAAAGAAGTGAGCGCGACAAGGGTCATGGGCGAAAAGCACTTCAATTCAGCGTCATCGATATCGTGGCCGATGTCAAGGAATTCTACCTTGAAGGGGTAGCCGATATCGTGGTAGTATTCGGGATAGTCCGCAAAATGCGGCTTTGAGAGCGGATCCCAGCCGTCCGCGCCGTTATAGACAATAAAGGCGACCACGGGGACATCCTTCTTCTTCTCGGCAAATAAATGATGGTGATACTCAGAAATCTGTCTCATCACGTTATCATCGATATCGGACTTGTGCTCCGCGATAATGCCCACGAATAGCCCCGCCTTGCCGCCCGTTTTCAGATCCGCCTCGAAAACGAGGTCAGCCGAACCGGCATGTTTGTCGCTCGAAAAATTTTCGGGGACGCCACGCAGCGTTGAGATGTTGATGGTGTCAAGAAATTCCCTCAGCGATGGCTTTCGCCTTGCATAGAGTTCAAGCAATTCTGCCATGCGCTTCGGATTCGCGAAGGCGAAACGCAGGTAACGGTCATGGGTAAAGCTGCTTTCGTCTGCAACAGAATCAAGAATAATGTTGAATTCCTTTGCAATATTGATATCGTCTTCAGGATGGGTATTGTTTTCTGCAATGATAACATTATTCATTAGCAACGGTCCTTTTTTGCATATTCTAGAGACGACCCGCGAAAGGAGTTCCGCAGGACAGGATCTTTTTAGGAAAAAGCCTAATTTTGAGGTCCTGTACTATACACGTTTTTTTCAGATGGTCTAAACTGTTTTTTCGGAAAATTTTACAATGATTTACAAAAGGAGACTGGTGAAAGGATTTCTTTTTCTCCGTCAATCTTACCCGACGACAACAAACCGCTATTCTTCATCTTTCCTCCCTCCACCTACACGCACAAAAAGGCGGGGCTACTTTCCAGCCCAAGAAATTCCAGGACCATCGGATCCTTGATGACCTCTTGCGGAGCTTCAAGGATGCGTTCAAGCTCGCGGCCATTCCAAGAATTGTTCACAGCCTCAAGTTCGTAATATTCACGCTTGTCGGGGTCAGAAATAGCAATGAGCATCTTATATTGAGACCAGTTCAATTGCGTCCGCACTGCGGACGCAATTGGATACAATAGGAAAAATTGACGTATGCGTTCAATTTGTCGAATACCAAATCCGCTGCCATACTCCGCTTCCAGCTTTTCAGCAAGCGATTTCACGATATACGCCCCGTAATCGGCACGCTTCTTGCCATGCTGTTCTTCTTCGAAAATACGCTTGCCAAGTTTCCAGTACATCTGGACACGACAGAAATCAACGCTCCTAACCGCATTTTTCCGCGCAGTCTCGATGATTTGCTTGGCATCTTGGACTAGCCTCGTAGAGATAACTTCTTTAGCCATATTAGCCTCCATTTAGCCGCAAAAAACGGCTTGTTAACGTTTGGGGCGTTCTTGCAAAAACGGTAAGCCGATTTAACGCAAAAACGCACCTCGCCTTAAAACAGCGAGATGCGTTCAGCGGTAATGTACCAAAATCTCAAAGAACTGGCAAGGGGTATAACGAAATTTTACATAACGAGACGGGTTATTCGTATTTCAATACTATGATCAACAAAGACCTTGTGGAAGCTCTTGATTTGAACCTGTCGGAATTTCCGACAGGTTTGCCCAAATTTGTAATTTGCAAAAAATGCAAAATGGTTTACTGAAGAGAAACAAAATCAGACAAGTTTGATTCCGCGTCGTTCGCCTTCACGAAGAAATCCACCTGCTTTTCGAGATAAATGACCCGAGAATCAATGTTTTCCAGCCTGTTTTCATGTGCAACAAGGCGCTGGTTTACGCTGAAGCCCTTCAACATGTGCTCTTTGAGGACACGGTTTGCCCACTGACGGAAGCGAGTGCCGCTAATGGAATTGACCCTGTAACCCACAGAAATAATCATATCCAAATTGTAATACGGGACAACTCGTTTAATGGACCGTCCACCCTCCAAACGAACCTGTGCAATTTTTGCACAAGTTGAATTTTCATACAATTCCTGCGTCTGAAAAATGTTGCGAATATGCCGATTTATTGAAGTTCTGTCCGTATTGAACAATTCCGCCATCTGTGCCTGCGTCAGCCAAACAGTATCCTGGTCCACGCGAACTTCAATGTGAAATTCGCCCCCTTCCGGCTGATACACGATGATTTCGTTCTTTTCGTCGTCACCCTCACCCGACGGCAACAAACCGACATTCTTCATCTTTCCTCCATCCGCCTACATGCATAAAAAGGCGGGGCTACTTTCCAGCCCAAGGAATTCCAAAATCATCGGATCCTTGATGACCTCTTGCGGAGCTTCAAGGATGCGTTCAAGCTCGCGGCCATTCCAAGAATTGTTCACTGCCTCAAGCTCGTAATATTCGCGCTTGTCGAGGTCAGGAATCTGAATCAACATACGATATTGCGACCAGTTCAATTGCGAACACACTGTATTCGCAATTGGATAGGTAATGAAAAATTGGCGGCAAAATTCTAATTGACGCTTAGAAAATCCGCTCCCATACTCTGCTTCCAGCTTTTCTGCAAGCGATTTCACGATATACGCCCCGTAATCGGCACGCTTCCTGCCATGCTGTTCTTCTTCGAAAATACGCTTGCCAAGTTTCCAGTACATCTGGACACGACAGAAATCAACGCTCCTGACCGCATTTTCCCGCGCAGTCTCGATGATTTGCTTGGCATCTTGGACCAGCTTCGTAGAGATAACTTCTTTAGCCATATTAGCCTCCATTTTGCCGCAGAAAACGGCTTGTTAACGTTTGAGGCGTTCTTGCAAAACCGATAAACCGATTTAACGCAAAAACGCACCTCGCCTTAAAACAGCGAGATGCGTTCAGCGGTAATGTATCAAAATCTCAAAGAACTGGCAAGGGGTATAACGAAATTTTACATAACCACTGGGGTTATTCGTTCTTAGTGCACTTCTACTTTAAAAAAACCTTTTTGAATGCCGCATAAAATACGAAAGGTATCAGCTATCATTACAAGCAGAGCGAAGTAATCTCTTGACGCAACTAATAAGTTTATCCAGTTCCTTATTTAATCGTAAAACACCTCCGCTTGCGCGGAGAAAACCCACTACCCGGAAATGCTACCTTACCATCGGCGGAAACACCTCCGCTTGCGCGGAGAAAACACGCCGACG
The nucleotide sequence above comes from Fibrobacter sp. UWH4. Encoded proteins:
- a CDS encoding virulence RhuM family protein → MKNVGLLPSGEGDDEKNEIIVYQPEGGEFHIEVRVDQDTVWLTQAQMAELFNTDRTSINRHIRNIFQTQELYENSTCAKIAQVRLEGGRSIKRVVPYYNLDMIISVGYRVNSISGTRFRQWANRVLKEHMLKGFSVNQRLVAHENRLENIDSRVIYLEKQVDFFVKANDAESNLSDFVSLQ
- a CDS encoding DUF1016 N-terminal domain-containing protein; translation: MAKEVISTRLVQDAKQIIETARKNAVRSVDFCRVQMYWKLGKRIFEEEQHGKKRADYGAYIVKSLAEKLEAEYGSGFGIRQIERIRQFFLLYPIASAVRTQLNWSQYKMLIAISDPDKREYYELEAVNNSWNGRELERILEAPQEVIKDPMVLEFLGLESSPAFLCV
- a CDS encoding DUF1016 N-terminal domain-containing protein, translated to MAKEVISTKLVQDAKQIIETARENAVRSVDFCRVQMYWKLGKRIFEEEQHGRKRADYGAYIVKSLAEKLEAEYGSGFSKRQLEFCRQFFITYPIANTVCSQLNWSQYRMLIQIPDLDKREYYELEAVNNSWNGRELERILEAPQEVIKDPMILEFLGLESSPAFLCM
- a CDS encoding Rpn family recombination-promoting nuclease/putative transposase, producing MNNVIIAENNTHPEDDINIAKEFNIILDSVADESSFTHDRYLRFAFANPKRMAELLELYARRKPSLREFLDTINISTLRGVPENFSSDKHAGSADLVFEADLKTGGKAGLFVGIIAEHKSDIDDNVMRQISEYHHHLFAEKKKDVPVVAFIVYNGADGWDPLSKPHFADYPEYYHDIGYPFKVEFLDIGHDIDDAELKCFSPMTLVALTSLKYIFNEEKFTVSFREAAAHLLKLDRSPEGRDFIKQSLSYFLWRWPNKHKDIKMDRPEIVAKRGYETFAEHYVNKGHADAIDIMREVGISHEQVAEVKKRLAALNK
- a CDS encoding DNA methylase, whose product is MPSRTYAAIDLKSFFASVECILRGLDPLKAKLVVADESRTEKTICLAVTPALKAYGIPGRARLFEVNQKVREVLRRTGEKVEFTIAKPQMAKYVEYSTKVYNVYLKYVSAEDIHAYSIDECFLDLTRYLKLYKKTARELVKTIIQDVFATTGITATGGIGTNLYLCKIAMDVMAKHADADGVRIAELDEMSYRRQLWSHRPLTSFWQVGRGIAERLENCRLNAGRGIYTMGDIARVSVKNPEALYNLFGVNAEILIDHAWGYEPCTIADIKKSKPRNRSTGEGQVLQDPYPFDKARLVVREMVDTVSMTLIAHDLVTNAMVLTVGYDRENVDKGIYHGVTVTDFYGRTIPKPAHGTASIGYYTSSQSVIADAVMKLFDRIVDPKLTVRRLNLVAADIVDASHEQYDLFTDVQKQEKEKKRLKAELLIKKRFGKNAIVKGMDLQEGATTIERNGQIGGHRA
- a CDS encoding cytosine permease, giving the protein MRTSVFSNGIIWFGVAISVSEIEAGIEIGSAAAKDSLWLPLVLGHLLGGVMLFFVGLIGARVRLNAMETTASTFGKYGSKFFAALNVFQLLAWVAVLNAQGASALSGLNLPISFPLTCVILAVLIAAWVYVGLKRSANVATVVMAALAVLLAVLSVKLFGIAPASGAKAAAVLGFWNVFEISIAMPISWLPVISDYTKDAEKPVGATAVSAVAYSLASLWMYFIGIEIAGIGASNNIAQAILLAGLGIPGIVIVVLSTVTTNFLAANSAGESAKAIYGKLNPKVAGVVVSVLSAVLAISGIMDHYISFLYLIASVFAPMAAVLLVSFFFAKGRSESLGAWLWNFFAWLAGFAVYQVAERLDSVFLGPTLIAVIVSAALAYARVLKFLFLNGHATEKDSAHQ